A stretch of the Mesorhizobium huakuii genome encodes the following:
- a CDS encoding ABC transporter permease, with protein sequence MEIKPLTRVILGLVCLLVAIWLVAPTLVVVPMSFNENKSLAFPPQGFSWQWYQNFFTNPDWSSSFLNSLKVASVVAVLATVLGTLAAFGLDRMKAGPANLLRMLMLTPMVVPGVVLAIGIYAVYLDTHLVGTLTGFVLAHTILALPFVLIAVSASLEVFDRRLETAAASLGAGALTAFRTVTLPLILPGILSGLLFAFATSFDEIVVSLFITNPYLKTLPVQIFSSITRDADPTVAAVGTILLFATTLLIGGGMLLLGRERKGRQ encoded by the coding sequence ATGGAGATCAAGCCGCTCACCCGCGTGATCCTCGGCCTCGTTTGCCTGCTGGTGGCGATATGGCTGGTGGCGCCGACGCTGGTCGTCGTGCCGATGTCGTTCAACGAGAACAAGTCGCTCGCCTTTCCGCCGCAAGGCTTCTCCTGGCAGTGGTACCAGAACTTCTTCACCAATCCGGACTGGTCGTCGAGCTTCCTCAACTCGCTGAAGGTCGCCTCGGTGGTGGCTGTGCTGGCGACGGTGCTCGGCACGCTCGCGGCCTTCGGCCTCGACCGCATGAAGGCCGGGCCGGCCAATTTGCTGCGCATGCTGATGCTGACGCCGATGGTGGTGCCGGGCGTGGTGCTCGCCATCGGCATCTACGCCGTCTATCTCGACACCCACTTGGTCGGAACACTGACTGGCTTTGTGCTTGCCCACACCATCCTGGCACTTCCCTTCGTGCTGATCGCGGTCTCCGCCAGTCTCGAAGTGTTCGACAGGCGTCTTGAGACGGCAGCGGCGAGCCTCGGCGCTGGAGCGCTGACCGCGTTCCGCACGGTGACGCTGCCGCTGATCCTGCCCGGCATCCTGTCCGGCCTGCTCTTCGCTTTCGCCACCTCTTTCGACGAGATCGTCGTGTCGCTGTTCATCACCAACCCCTACCTCAAGACCTTGCCCGTGCAGATCTTCTCCTCCATCACCCGCGACGCCGACCCGACCGTTGCCGCCGTCGGCACGATCCTGTTGTTCGCCACGACACTCCTGATCGGCGGCGGCATGCTTCTTCTTGGTCGCGAACGGAAAGGACGCCAATGA
- a CDS encoding ABC transporter permease, with the protein MSASELPTQPAADVRPGRAWRPFALTAPALILLVAVIGYPLFTIVLRSLSEPEWGVQNYVWFFGAPINLTVLQRTFTISAWVTIVCVICAYPYAYLMTAVGPRVRLVLVLCVLIPFWVSGVVRTLSWVILLQDSGVINSLLRAAGFDGIRLIRTQTGVVIGMAQVLLPFMILPLYSVMKGIDLRLMRAAQSLGARPSRAFFTVYLPLSLPGVYAGAIIVFILALGFYITPALLGGPRSTMLSTLVQTQVLSLLQWGRGGAMGVVLLVTTFVLLALAAPVMRSRYREAGRR; encoded by the coding sequence GTGAGCGCGTCCGAGCTTCCGACCCAACCCGCCGCCGATGTGCGGCCGGGACGGGCATGGCGGCCGTTCGCGCTCACGGCGCCGGCGCTGATCCTGCTCGTCGCGGTGATCGGCTATCCGCTGTTCACCATCGTGCTGCGCAGCCTGTCGGAGCCGGAATGGGGCGTGCAGAACTACGTCTGGTTCTTCGGCGCGCCCATCAATCTCACGGTGCTCCAGCGCACGTTCACCATCTCGGCCTGGGTAACGATCGTCTGCGTGATCTGCGCTTATCCTTACGCCTATCTGATGACCGCCGTTGGGCCGCGCGTGCGGCTGGTGCTGGTGCTCTGCGTGCTCATCCCGTTCTGGGTGAGCGGGGTGGTGCGCACGCTCTCCTGGGTGATCCTGCTGCAGGATTCAGGCGTCATCAATTCGCTGCTGAGGGCGGCCGGTTTTGACGGCATAAGGCTGATCCGTACCCAGACCGGCGTGGTGATCGGCATGGCGCAGGTGCTCCTGCCGTTCATGATCCTGCCGCTCTATTCGGTGATGAAGGGCATCGACCTCAGGCTGATGAGGGCTGCGCAAAGCCTGGGTGCACGACCTTCGCGCGCGTTCTTCACCGTCTACCTGCCGCTGTCGCTGCCCGGCGTCTATGCCGGCGCGATCATCGTCTTCATCCTGGCGCTGGGCTTCTACATCACGCCGGCGCTGCTCGGCGGACCGCGCTCGACCATGTTGTCGACGCTGGTGCAGACGCAGGTGCTCAGCCTGCTGCAATGGGGTCGCGGTGGCGCCATGGGCGTGGTGCTGCTCGTCACCACTTTTGTGCTTCTGGCGCTCGCAGCACCCGTGATGCGCTCGCGGTACCGGGAAGCGGGGCGGCGCTGA
- a CDS encoding extracellular solute-binding protein — translation MFKSRFAGLGAILALGVVAGAAFAQEKPVAGEVKEGSLKGKTLTFVSYGGIYQDGQAAALKEFVDKSGVKLLNDGPTEIAKLQAQVESGNVTWDVVDTDDLPPYVYCGKLFQKLDLTKLDVSKIPEGQVGECSVPAMNYGVVLMYNKEKYKDNPPKSWADFFDTAKFPGVRGIDGSGSPTGGLLEQAFKVAGGDPKAMTVADIDKAIDVVRKLGPDTIFWKTGAESQQLAESGEADMLMMWTGRAMTAVKNGAKYAPAWQDWLVVMDQMTIPVGVKDTDASYALLNAYLGKQSQEILAEKTSYTPINSDAQPKVDASVAAFLTNTPDRQKQGYKQNFKFWVPNFAVAQEKWSALMAGN, via the coding sequence ATGTTTAAATCGAGATTTGCAGGCCTTGGCGCCATTCTGGCGCTTGGCGTTGTGGCCGGCGCGGCCTTTGCGCAGGAAAAGCCGGTCGCCGGCGAGGTGAAAGAAGGTTCGCTCAAGGGCAAGACGCTGACGTTCGTCTCCTATGGCGGTATCTACCAGGACGGCCAGGCGGCGGCGCTGAAGGAATTCGTCGACAAGTCCGGCGTCAAGCTGCTCAATGACGGCCCGACCGAGATCGCCAAGCTGCAGGCGCAGGTCGAGTCCGGCAATGTCACCTGGGACGTCGTCGATACCGACGACCTGCCGCCTTACGTCTATTGCGGCAAGCTGTTCCAGAAGCTGGATCTGACGAAGCTCGACGTCTCGAAAATCCCGGAAGGTCAGGTCGGCGAATGCTCGGTGCCGGCGATGAACTATGGCGTTGTGCTGATGTACAACAAAGAAAAATACAAGGATAACCCGCCCAAGAGCTGGGCCGACTTCTTCGACACGGCAAAGTTCCCGGGAGTGCGCGGAATCGATGGCTCCGGCAGCCCGACGGGCGGCTTGCTGGAACAGGCGTTCAAGGTTGCCGGCGGCGACCCGAAGGCGATGACGGTGGCCGATATCGACAAGGCCATCGATGTGGTCCGCAAGCTCGGCCCCGATACCATCTTCTGGAAGACAGGCGCTGAATCGCAGCAGCTCGCCGAATCCGGCGAGGCCGACATGCTGATGATGTGGACCGGCCGCGCCATGACCGCGGTCAAGAACGGCGCCAAATACGCGCCGGCCTGGCAGGACTGGCTAGTGGTGATGGATCAGATGACGATCCCGGTCGGCGTCAAGGATACGGACGCATCCTACGCGCTGCTCAATGCCTATCTTGGTAAGCAGTCGCAGGAAATCCTGGCGGAGAAGACGTCCTACACGCCGATCAACAGCGACGCGCAGCCCAAGGTCGACGCTTCCGTCGCCGCCTTCCTGACCAACACGCCGGATCGCCAGAAGCAGGGCTACAAGCAGAACTTCAAGTTCTGGGTCCCGAACTTCGCGGTGGCGCAGGAGAAATGGTCGGCGCTGATGGCCGGCAACTGA
- a CDS encoding helix-turn-helix domain-containing protein translates to MSKGSDKASVKTGDVSMATHAHQVLGMRLKSLRLARRLSLRELAEATGTSASFISQLERGLTGASTASLNQMASALGVSVAMLFEESTAQNHGVLRRSERPSLPPSDGCRKMLLSRPPLSDMEVYVGEFDIGGSTGPDRYTHGDAHEMLVVLRGVVEVSLGEARHVLEEGDSIEYTTSTPHRSENIGSGRAEVMWIIAPPTSVRAELDQYTAWKPLAAR, encoded by the coding sequence ATGAGCAAGGGGTCCGACAAGGCTTCGGTAAAGACGGGCGACGTATCGATGGCGACGCATGCCCATCAGGTGCTGGGCATGCGCCTCAAGAGCCTTCGCCTCGCCCGCAGACTGTCCTTGCGGGAGCTTGCGGAGGCGACCGGGACGAGCGCCAGTTTCATCAGCCAGCTCGAACGCGGCCTGACCGGCGCCAGCACCGCCTCGCTCAACCAGATGGCTTCGGCGCTCGGCGTCAGCGTCGCCATGCTGTTCGAGGAAAGCACAGCGCAAAACCATGGCGTCCTGAGACGGAGTGAACGGCCGAGCCTGCCGCCCAGCGACGGCTGCCGCAAGATGCTGTTGTCGCGCCCGCCGTTGAGCGACATGGAAGTCTATGTCGGGGAATTCGACATTGGCGGCTCGACCGGGCCCGATCGCTACACCCATGGCGACGCGCACGAGATGCTCGTCGTGCTGCGCGGGGTCGTCGAGGTCTCGCTCGGCGAGGCGCGCCACGTGCTCGAAGAGGGCGACAGCATCGAATACACGACCTCGACACCGCATCGCTCAGAGAACATCGGCAGTGGCCGAGCCGAAGTGATGTGGATCATCGCGCCGCCGACCTCGGTGCGCGCCGAGCTCGATCAATACACGGCCTGGAAACCGCTCGCGGCCAGGTAG
- a CDS encoding chloride channel protein, translating to MLSRNQPQVYARRLRAVLLRSIPLLEARGIAVVILAGVVGVMAGILVTAMSQIVQDLHGLLFGVQPGGRLSGMFSLANPMQALIPAVGGALLGLTVIWLRLRKFRTPVDPIEANALYGGRMSLTDTFIIAGQTMISSGFGASVGLEAGYTQVGSGLASRLARIFRLRRNDVRVLVGCGAAGAIAAAFDAPLTGAFYGFELVIGIYSVANVAPVMTAAISASLTAEMFGGVPFPLELSGLPALTPSQYVPFLLLGLLGGAASIAIMQLVTLIERGFNRLSVDASLRPVIGGVLVGLLGLITPQVLSSGHGALHREFAMNYGLTVVASVFVLKLAASAISLGSGFRGGLFFASLFLGALLGKAFAGVMALVSPATGIDPSVAAVVGMTSLAVGVVGGPLTMTFLALESTRDLTLTGVVLAASIMAAILVRETFGYSFSTWRFHLRGETIRSAHDVGWMRSLTVGSMMRKDIKTIDASTTLADFRKQIPLGSAQRVIAVDPGDEYVGVLIVAELHSDPSGGEVPVRDLAQYKDAVLVPSMNVQAAAETFQRAGAEELAVVEDFTDHIVLGLLTEGHLMRRYAEELEKARRDLSGEG from the coding sequence GTGCTTTCCAGAAACCAACCACAAGTCTACGCCCGCCGGCTGCGCGCGGTGCTGCTGAGATCCATTCCTCTGCTCGAAGCACGCGGCATCGCCGTGGTTATCCTGGCCGGCGTCGTCGGCGTCATGGCGGGCATACTGGTCACGGCGATGAGCCAGATCGTGCAGGATCTGCACGGGCTGTTGTTCGGCGTTCAGCCCGGCGGTCGGCTGTCCGGCATGTTCTCGCTCGCCAATCCCATGCAGGCGCTGATACCGGCGGTCGGCGGTGCCCTGCTCGGGCTGACGGTGATCTGGCTGCGGTTGCGTAAGTTCCGCACCCCGGTCGATCCGATCGAAGCCAACGCGCTCTATGGCGGGCGCATGTCGCTGACCGACACCTTCATCATCGCCGGCCAGACCATGATCTCCAGCGGTTTCGGCGCTTCGGTCGGCCTGGAAGCCGGCTACACGCAGGTCGGATCCGGCTTGGCGTCGCGGCTGGCGCGCATCTTCAGGCTGCGCCGCAACGATGTCCGCGTCCTGGTCGGCTGCGGTGCTGCCGGCGCCATCGCCGCCGCCTTCGACGCGCCGCTGACCGGCGCCTTCTACGGTTTCGAACTGGTCATCGGCATCTACTCGGTCGCCAATGTCGCGCCGGTCATGACCGCCGCCATCTCAGCCTCGCTGACGGCGGAAATGTTCGGCGGCGTGCCGTTTCCGCTGGAGCTTTCAGGGCTGCCGGCGCTGACGCCCAGCCAGTACGTGCCGTTCCTGCTGCTCGGGCTGCTCGGCGGTGCGGCCTCGATCGCCATCATGCAACTGGTGACGCTGATCGAACGCGGCTTCAACAGGCTGTCGGTCGATGCCTCGCTGCGTCCCGTCATCGGCGGCGTCCTCGTCGGCCTGCTCGGGCTGATCACGCCGCAGGTCCTGTCCAGCGGCCATGGCGCATTGCACCGCGAATTCGCCATGAATTATGGGCTGACCGTGGTGGCCAGCGTCTTCGTGCTGAAGCTCGCAGCGTCAGCCATCTCGCTTGGTTCCGGCTTTCGCGGCGGCCTGTTTTTTGCTTCGCTGTTCCTCGGCGCGCTGCTCGGCAAGGCGTTCGCCGGCGTGATGGCGCTGGTCTCGCCGGCGACCGGCATCGACCCGTCGGTCGCCGCCGTCGTCGGCATGACCTCGCTTGCCGTCGGAGTCGTCGGCGGCCCGCTGACCATGACCTTCCTGGCGCTGGAATCGACGCGCGACCTGACGCTCACCGGCGTCGTCCTGGCCGCCTCGATCATGGCGGCGATCCTGGTGCGCGAAACCTTCGGCTATTCGTTCTCGACATGGCGCTTCCATTTGCGCGGCGAGACGATCCGCAGCGCCCACGATGTCGGCTGGATGCGCAGCCTCACCGTCGGCTCGATGATGCGCAAGGACATCAAGACCATCGATGCCTCGACGACGCTGGCCGACTTCCGCAAGCAGATCCCGCTCGGATCCGCCCAGCGCGTCATCGCCGTCGACCCGGGCGATGAATATGTCGGCGTGCTGATCGTCGCCGAACTGCACAGCGATCCCTCCGGCGGCGAGGTGCCGGTGCGCGATCTCGCCCAGTACAAGGATGCCGTCCTGGTGCCCAGCATGAACGTGCAGGCCGCCGCCGAGACGTTCCAGCGCGCCGGCGCCGAGGAGCTGGCGGTGGTCGAGGATTTCACCGATCACATCGTGCTCGGGCTGCTGACCGAGGGCCATCTGATGCGGCGCTATGCCGAGGAACTCGAAAAAGCGCGCCGGGATCTGTCGGGCGAGGGGTAG